Within the Opitutaceae bacterium TAV5 genome, the region CACACCGCGGTCGAGCTGGTCGGGCCAGAGCGTGAGGGTGGCGCCGGGAAAGTGTTTTTCGAGGAGAGCGAGGACACCCGGAGAATGTCCGATATCGCCGATGTTGACCGTTTGCCAGGAGGAACGGAGAAGCAGGTGAAGGCCCCTGTACGGATCGGATGCGGTCGTGTCTCCGGCCGGTGTGGCAGCGACAGTCGGGTGGTGTGCGGACGGCGGAGGGTCGGTGATGACGGGCATGGACGCACGATGGACGCAGCCGCATGGCGGGGGCAAAGGAGGCGGGTTTGAATCCGTTCAAAAAGGCAGAGGCAAAACGCCTCCGGCTCACTTGCGCGGCAGGATCAATTCATCCGGATTTCGTCGTGTGTCCCAGATGCGCAGTACTTCGACCAACCGTTCCGCAGTCCTGATTCGATAGTAGAGGGCGTAGCTCCAGCAGAAAACCTTGCGCATGTCCTTCCTCGCTTTAACCGGAGACCCTCGGTGCGGCAGGTGCGCGAGCGAGTCGGCGACGGCAAGCAAACGTGCACCAACATGACTGGCCATATCGGGACTTGTCCGGGCGATAAATTTTACGATTCCGGCAAGATCGGCAATGGCTTCCTCGGTCAGGCCGACTTTGAAATCCAGTTCGGCAACCATTGTGCGACTGTAGAGACAGGGGTGGTTCCTCGCGTGTCAGCGGAACGGGCAGCGGCATCAAGAGCCGCGAGCATTTCCGGAGTCTCGGACAGTTCCTGCGCATGCACCCATTCGCGAACTTTCTGCTGTTCGTCTGCAGGCAGCGCCTTGATTTGTTCGATGATATCGGTTGCGAGCACGGTGACAATCTGGTCACCGTTTGCAGGCGCGCAAGAGAAGATATGCCAGGATTTTTATGCGGGTGTAGTCCGAAAGAAACGATGACATGGGTATCATGCAAGGTTGTCATCGATGCTATCGCGCCAGCTCCACCGTGGTCGTGAGGGAAAATTCCGTCACCGGCTCGCGGCTGCGGACGATGGCGACCGCGTGTTCGGAAATCGTGCGGGCGCGCAGCGTGGCATCCGGAGCTGCTTCGACGCGAGTCACCAGGGCGGCGTCCGTTTCCCAGGTCAGACGCACCGGGCCAATGTCGAGGCCGTCCTTGCGCTGGCTGACCGGAGCGTCAGGCGCCTCGCCAGTGTGCCAGCGGAAGAGCACAATGTCGGGCTGCGCGAGAACGACGTCGTCGTGGACGCGCATCCGCTCGCCGCTCCATTCGACGCGGCGTATCCAGCGCGTGACGACATCCGCAGCGTAACAGCGGCTGGCGTCGATGGTGATGCCGCCGCCGTCGGCGTCGAGGCGGTGCACGGTGAGCGGCGCGGAGCGGTGCGCGTCGTCGAGGATCTGGCCGGCGCGGGCCAGCCAGGCCACGGTCATCTGCTCAGGGGAGGGATCACCGACTTGCAGGACGTTGTGGCCGGGGACGCCGCGAAAGCGGACGCCGAAGCCGGGCGTGGCGTAGTTGAGCGCACCGGCCTCGATGAGAAGCGGCTGGCGGCCGATGATAAAGTTGACGTGTCCCCGGTCCTGGTGGTCGTGGCGGTCGCCGGCCTCGCCGCCGCGTATCCAGACGCCGGTTGCCGTGGAGTCGTCCCAACTGCTGCGCCAGACGATGCGCGCGGCCGTCGGGTACGCGGCGAAAAGCGGCGGCGGCTGCGCAAGGGAGCCGGGAATCGTGGCGGCAATAAGGGCGTCGGTGTGGTTGCCGGTGAGGCCGCGGGTGCGCTGCACCTGGAGCGCATGAGGGTTGCCGGTGCTGACGACAATCTCGGCAAAGACGTTGTCGAAGATGCGAAGCTGGTCGCGCGCGCCGTTGAGAGTATCGAAGGCGTTGACGAGAAATCCGCCGGGCTGGATATGGTGGGCGAACCAGGTGCCGGTGTTGGCCAGAAACGGGTGGCGCAGGGCGCGGTCGTCGCCGGCGCGGGCCATGGCGCGGGCGGAGGAAAGAAGGCCTTTGACGGTGATGGCGGCGTAGGTGAGCCCTTCGCGGAACTCGCCGAGCGAACCTTGCGAGTCGAGCGATTGCATGAGGCAGTGCACGCCGAAGTCGTAAGCGTCGCGCAGGGCAGGCGGGGCATCCTCGCGCAGGGCGCCGCGATGGAGGCTGGCGCGGACAAGGCCTTCGACCGGGAGCACCCACTGGTTGCTGGCGGGCGCGGGGTTCTTGACAAACCACGGGCGCTGCGCGCGCCAGTCGGCGAGGATGGTGGCGATCTCGCGGTCGAGGAGCGCATCGAGCGCGGTGCGCAGGTCGGCGGGGATTTCGTCGGACGGAAGGAGGTCGAGCGCGTCGGCGATGCCGCGAAGATGCCAGCCGGTGCCGAGCCAGATGCCGTCGCCACCGGGCGGGAGCGGCTTGCTGCCGGCGCTGCCGAGCGTCCAGCCGGGGCGTTGCAGAGGGCTCCAGGTGGCAAGCTCCGCAAGCTGGGCGAAGAGGCGGTCGCGCAGGGCGGTGTCACCGGTAAGCCGATACGCGGCGGCGAGGCGCGGGAGTTCGGTGGAGAGGGCGCTGCCGGAGTCGGCGTCGAACATGGCGAGCGCGAAGGTCTCGCGGTTTTCGGGGCGGGCGTTGGCGACCGTGGGCTTGAGAGCCACGCGCGAGGTTTCGATATCGGCGATCGAACGGGCGCGGCGGATAACGGGTTTGGCGGCGTCGGCGCGCGCCCGGGCGATGAGCGTTTCGCGAATCCCGGCGACGGCGGGATCGGAGTCGTTGGCGGCGCGATCGAGGAGTGCTCCGACGGGCTGGAGCGGCAAGGCGGCGAGGTCGGCGGACTCGCCGCGGAACGACGATAACGCCGTGGCGCAGAGGAGCGCGAAAACGGGAACGGAGAGGCGATGCATGGCAGCAGGTTGCGCGGGGGCGGGGAGGGCTACGGTTGCGCGGGCGGCGTGACGTCGATGGTGGTGGTGACGGTGAGGTTGCCGACCGCCTCCGGCGTGCGGACGACGAGCGTGGTGTGCGGGTTTTCCGTGCGGCGGAATTTGAGCGTGTGGTCGGGATGGGTGATGGATTCGATCGTGAGCGGGGCGGTGGCGGCGATTTCCATCGTGACGGCGGCGGTGAGGAGAATGTCGTCCGCCTCCGGACGCGGAAAATCGGGGTCCTGCCAGGGACCGATCCAGCCGGGAAAAACGATGCGGCCGGCCGGGATGCCGATGCGGTAACGGCGTTCGTCGATGCGTTCGATCCGGGCGGGTTCGGCGCTGGCGAAGTGCCAGCGCCAGGCAGGCGTCACCGGGGAGGCGCCGGAGGAGGCGGCGAGCGTGTCGGTGACGTGCAGGGTGCGCGGCGTCCAGCGAACATCGCGACGGGCTTCGGCAAGTTTCGGATAAACCTGCCGGAGGTCGACGGCCAGTTCGCCGCCGTCGGCCGTATTGCGAGAGACGGTGACCGGCGCGGGCGCGGCCAGCGGAAAGGTATCGCCGTCGAGCGTGAGGACGTTGTGGCCGAGGGTGGAGTCGTAGTCGGGGCGTTTGCGTTTGCTGGAATAACCGGGTGTGCCGGATTCGATGAGGACCGGGATCCCGGAGACGATGAAGTTGACGTGGCCGCGGTCGTGGTGGGTGTGAAAATCCTCGGCGTCGCCGCCGCGCACCCAGAGGCCGGACGCAAAGCGATCCCATGACTGGCGCCAGACAAACATGTGGGAACGCTGAAAAAGTCCGGAGGTCGGCGGCGGCGTGATCCGGTCGCCGGCGCGGGCGAGCTCGCCGAGGGCAATGAGGCCGAAGAAATCGCGGCGGATGGAGCCGAGTTCGTGCCGTACGGCCCAGGCGAGCGGGGCGCTGCCGGAAACGCCGGCCAGCCGCGTGAGATCGTTGAGGGCGCGGTTGCCGCGCTGGGCATTGAACCCGTCGAAGGCATTGACGGGGTTGCCGCCGGGCTGGAAGTTGAGCGCCATCCAGTCGGGGAAATTCCTGAAAAAGGGTTGGCCGGCAAACGTGTCGTCTCCGGCCTGCAGGGCGAAGTGGCGGGCGAGCAGGAGCGAAAAACTCGTCCAGGCCATGCCGTAGGTATAACCTTCGTTGAGAGAGCCGTCGTCACCGGCGAGCGCGAGGCTGCGGCGGAGGCTGTCCGCGCCGAGCCGATACGCGTCGGCAAACCGGTCGCGACCGAGCGCGGCGGCGCCGACGAGCATGCCGCTGGCGGGCACGACCCACTGGTTGGAGTTGGCCTTGCCGCTCTTCACGTACCAGGGGACTTCGTCCTTCCAGTCGCTGAAAGAGAGGCGGATTTCCTCCGCCATGCGCTGGCGGACGGCGGCGTCGAGATCGGCGGGCAGCGTGTCGGACGGGAGGATTTCCAGCATGATGGCGAGCGCCTGGAGCAGGGTGCCGGTGGCGAGCCACACGCCGTCGCCGCGCGCCGGCAGCGGGTCCTTGCGGGCGGAGAGCGTCCAGCCGGGACGCTGGAAGGGTTTCCAGGTGACAAGCTCGCGGAGCTGGCGTTCGAGATGGTCGCGGAGCGGTTCCCTGCCGGTGAGGCGCCAGGCGGCGGCGAGGAGCGGGAGTTCCTGAAGCATCTTGCTCGACATGCCCATGTCGGCGGAGGCCATGGCGAATTTTTCCGCGTCGGCATCGGAAAGCCGGCCGCGGACGGCCTCGCCCTTGGAGCGGGCGTCGGAGGTGCGACGGTCGGACGCGGCCGAGAGCTCCGCCATCTGTGCCATCGAGAACGAACGCTCCAGGACAGGGCTGCCCGCGAGTGCGTCGGCGCGGGCAAGAATCGCGGCGATATCGGGTTCGGAAAGCCGGTCGCGAAGGGCGTCGACCTGGGCGGCGAAGCCGGAGGCCGGTGCGGATGCGGCCGCGGAAGGCGGACCGGGAAAGATCAGCGCCAGCAGAAGGGCAAGGAGGATCGGGAAAGCGAGGGGAAGGAAAGGCGGGGCGGGTTTGTCCATGTGGCGAAAGGAGGAGGATGGGGAAGGTTTGCCTCAATGGCACGCCGTTTGAACCCGTTCAAAAAATCCGGGCTCGCATGGGTGACCGGGATGTAGCGTGCTGGAGGCTGTCATGAGTTCCGCATCCGCCCGGCGCCCCACGTTGCAGGATATTGCCGACCGCACCGGCTTCGGCCGGGCGACGGTGTCGATGGCGTTGAGAAATCATCCGGACATCCGGCAGGCGACGCGCGACCTGATCCGGCAGACGGCGGAGGCGATGGGCTACCGGCCCAATCCGATGATCGCGGCGCTCATGACGCAGTTGCGCGAACGCCGGCCGGGGCGCGAGGAGGGGCGGATCGCGCTGATCAGCCGTTTCGCACAGTCGGTCGCGCGCCACCGGTTTCCGGATACATTTTACCGGCCGCTGTTCGATGCGATCACCGAAAGCGCGGCGGCGCACGGATACGGGATCGACGAATTTTTCACCGGCGAAAATCCGGTGTCGGATGCGCGGCTCTCGGGCATCCTGCGGGCGCGGGGGATTCAGGGCGTTCTCTTTTTCCCGGGCTCGGATCAGAAGGTACCGGACCACGAATATCCGGCGCTCGACTGGCGCTGCTTCGCCACCGTGCTGATCGGTTTCAGGACAACGCACGAGGGGCTGCACCAGGTGGCGTCGGACTACACCTGGGATATCGACCACGCGCTGGCCCACGTGCGCGGGGCGGGGTTCCGGCGGATCGGCCTGGCGGTGCCGGCCAACGTGGATGCCTCGGCCAACCATGCGTGGGCGTCGCGGTTTCTCTTTTACCAGCACGGCGTGCGGCCGCGCGACCGCGTGGCGCCGCTGCTTTCCGGACATCGCGACATGGACCGGGAGGAACTGGCGGCCTGGTTCCGGAAACAGCGTCCGGAAGTGATCCTGTCGGCGGGCACGACGGTGCGTGACCTGCTCCGGGAATCCGGCGTGCGGGTGCCGCAGGACGTGCGGATCGTGAATCTGGTGCAGCGCGGCGAACCCGGCATGGCCGGCATCGACCCGCACACCGCCGAGGTGGGGCATGCGGCGGTGGACCTGCTGGTGTCGTTGTTGCAGGGAAACCATCTGGGGCAGCCGGCGTTTCCCCGGATGATCGCCATTCGCGGGCACTGGACTCCGGGCGAATCGTTTCCGGAGCACTGACAGGCTGCGAAAGAGAGGCGGCAGCTCGCGTTACCGGAATCTTCTTTTTTTGCCCTCCGATATGAGGGCCACGGATTCCAGACCGGATGGCCGCGAAGGAGCGCAAAAATCCTGACGCGCATGAAACCCTCCATCGCGCTTATAAGCGCGCGGGAGATTTTCGCCGGGCAGAATGATCTTTGCGTCCTTTTGCGGCCAATTCTTCCGGATTCGACGCAGCCAGCCCGTTAAGGGAAGTTCTGAAAATTCATTTTTGAACAGAAGGAAACCAAGGAAACGAAGGTAAAACAAAGAAGACCCTGAATAATAAGTTGGGGACTCCTGAAAATTAAAAAACAAACCAACCGCGAATGGGCGCGAATGAACGCGAATAAAAATACAAGAAGCCTGGAGTTGAATGATTATGGAGATAATCGGTTTTTTCCGGATTCGCGTCCATTCGCGGTTAAAAAGCGTTTTTCAGGAGTTCCCGGTTATTTATTTCAGAAAAGTTAAACAGGAGTGAATAGCAGGCGCCCTTGGTTGTTCTTCGTTCTCTTCGTTGCCTTCTGTTCAATTTTTAGAAGTTCCGTTAAAAATATCCGGCGCTACTTGTGGTCCCACGGGAACGATGCCGTGACGCGCGGGTGTTTCCACACTTCGAATACGTCGAACATTTTCCCCGGGTTGAGCAGGCCGCGCGGGTCGAGCGCATCTTTCACGGCGCGCATGGCGCGGACCTGCGCCTCGTTGTGCTGGATGCGCAGGAAGGGTGTCTTGGCCAGGCCGATACCGTGCTCGCCGGAAATCGCGCCGCCGAGCGACACGACTTTCTCCATCAGCGCGACCACTGCCTTCTCGGCGGCGGCGCACTCGGCCGGGTTTTCCTTGTGATACATGATGTTCACGTGGAGGTTGCCGTCGGCGAGATGGCCGAAGGTCGGGATGGCGAGCTTCGAGGTTTTGCGAAGTTTTTCCAGAAAACGGGCAAACGGCTCGTAGGCGCGGAGCGGCACGGTGATGTCCTCGTTGAGCTTGGCGTCGCCCATCTGGAACATCGCGCCGGAGCATTTGCGGCGCACGGCCCAGAGGGTTTCGGCCTCGTCGCGGTTGCGCGCGGCGCGGTGGCCGACGGCATGTTCGCGCGCCCAGGCGAGGACAGTGGCCTTCGTTTCGCGCACTTCGGCGGCGGTGCCGGCGAGTTCGAGGAGGATCACGGGACGGCCGGCCTGGCCGGGGAAAATGGTGGTCTTCATTGCGCTCTCGGCGCACTGCACGCTGTAGCGGTCGAGGAATTCGCAGATGGCCGGCTGCACGCGGGCGGCGAAGAGCGCGCGGGCGGCGCGAAAGGCGGCCGGCTCGTCGGCGAAGCTGGTGAGGAGCGTCCAGCGCGCGGCGGGTTTGGGGATGAGTTTCAGGATGGCGTCGGTGACGACGCCGAGCATGCCCTCGCTGCCGATCCAGAGGTCGCGGAGGTTGAAGCCGGCGGAGAATTTTTTCGTGGCGGTGCCCCACTCGACGCGTTCGCCGGTGGGCAGGTAGCCCTTGAGCGCGACGACAAAATCGCGGGTCACGCCGTACTTGCCGCCGTGCATGCCGCCGGCGTTGCAGGCGATGTTGCCGCCGATGGTGCAGTATTGTTTCGAGGACGGGTCGGGCGGGTAGAACCAGCCGAGGGCGTCGGCGGCGTCCTGGATGGCGGCAACGGTGGCGCCGGCCTGGACGTGGGCGAGGCCGGCTTCGGCGTCGATGGTGATTTTATCGAGCCCGAGCAGGTCGATCACCCAGCCGCCGGCGCGTGGCGAGGCGGAGCCCATGAGCGTGGTACCGCGCCCGCGCGGGGTGACGGGGACGTTGTGCTGGTTGGCGAGTTCGAGGACGATGCCGATGTCCTCATGGCGGCGGGGTTTGATGACGGCGGCGGGCAGGAAGGACAGCCGGCTGCTGTCGAAGGAGGCGGCGTAGCGGGAGGCATCGTCGGTGAGCACCACGCGCGCGCCGAGGCGGCGTTTGAGGAGCGCGGTGGCGCGGGAAAACGGTGCGGCGGAAGCGGGCGGTGTGGTGCGCGAGGCGCGGGTGCGTGTGTCCATCGTTGGTCGTGGAACAGGCACATGAGCGCGCCCCGGCCTTCGCATCAATCAGGAAAGTGGTCACGGCTGCCAGATCCGGCGAGTTTTCACCTGGTGCGGCGGGCGTTATCCTTGCATATGAATGCGAGCGGCATCCGATGCACTCAACTGTGTAAATGGACAGACTCTCGCCCTGCGGAACCAACAGATATTTCCCTTCCTTCGTTTGTGCCGGGCTTGTCGCCCTGTTTCTTCCATGTCCACAACCCGCAAAATATTCCCGCCAGGCTTCATCTGGGGTGTCGCCGCCGCCGCCCCGCAAATCGAAGGCGCTTCCCGGACTGACGGAAAAGGCGAGTCCATCTGGGATCGCTTCGCCCGCACTCCGGGACGTATTCTGAACAACGATACACCGGATACCGCCTGCGATCATTACCACCGTTACCCGCAAGATTTCGCCCTCATGTGCGAACTTGGCATCAAACACTACCGGCTCTCGATTGCCTGGCCCCGCATCTTCCCCGAAGGCGACGGTGCACCCAATCCCAAGGGTCTCGACTTTTATCGCCGCCTGCTGTCCTCGCTTCGCGAAAACGGCATCACTCCCTGGGTGACGATGTTCCATTGGGACCTGCCCCAGTCACTTGAAGACCGCTTTGGTGGCTGGCGTTCGCGCCGCACCGTGGATGCCTTTGCCCGCTACGCCGACACCATCGTCACCCACTACCGCGATGAAGTGGAAAACTGGATCACCCTGAATGAAATCGTCGCCTTCACCCGCAATGCCTACGGGATTGGCCGCAACGCCCCCGGCCTCAGGGAAAGCGACGATGTCGTCAACCAGACTTACCATCATGCCCTGCTTTGCCACGGCCACGGCGTGCGCGCCGTTCGCGAACGCGGCCGCCCCGGCAGCCGCGTGGGCCTTGTCGACAACCCCAGGGTTCCCATCCCGCTGACCTGTTCCGAGCCCGATCTTGTTGCGGCGCGCGAATGGTTTGTGCGCGACAATGTCCGGGTGCTCGATCCGGTGTTCCGCGGCCACTACTCCGACATCTGGCGAAACGAAGTCGGCCCGACCCTTCCACACGTTGAGCCCGGCGATTTCCCGCTGATTTCCCTGCCGTCCGATTTCCTCGGATTGAATCTTTATTGGGGAGCTTTCGTGCGGGCGGGCCGCGACGGAGCACCTGAGAAATTATCGTTCCCCTCCGAATACCCGCGTGCGGCCAGCAGTTGGCAATACCTCACCCCGCAATCGCTCTATTGGGGACCCCGGCTGGCGTCGGAAATTTACAAGGTGCCGTCGATGTTCATTACCGAGCACGGCGGCGGTTACGACGACGAACCGGTGGTCAACGGCGAGTGCTTCGACCTGCACCGCTGCGAATTGCTGCGCACCTATATCTCCGAACTGCATCGCGCGATCGAGGAAGGCGTGCCTGTGAACGGATATTTTCTGTGGTCGTTCATGGACAATTTTGAATGGTGCGCCGGATACAGGCGGCGTTTTGGCATCGTGCATGTCGATTACGCTACGCAAAAACGCACGCCCAAGCTCAGCGCCCGCTGGTATGCGGAAGTCATGCGCAAAAATTGCCTGCCATAGCACGGAGCAGGTCCAGGCCTGTTCTGGCCCCCTGTTTTCCGTGGTGCCCCAAAATCCGGATGGATACGCTCATTTGAGCCTGGCTGTCCGGTGAAACACCGCCGACCATGGCCGGCATGGATGCCTCCCGACGAGTTACCCAGCGCGACATTGCCGAACGAGCCAAAGTCCACCGCGCCACGGTTTCGCTGGCCTTGCGCGATCTTCCCTGCATTCCGGCGGCAACACGCGCGCGTATACAAAAAATAGCGACTGAACTCGGTTACGAACCCGACCCCATGCTCTCGGCCCTCGCCACCTACCGCGAGCGGCAGCGCCCTGTGTCCTTCCACGGCAACCTTGCCTGGCTTGTCAACACCGCGAATCACTTCGACTGGCAGCACCATCCTTATTTCTCCTGCTATTTCAAAGGGGCCGAAGAGCGCGCCCGCCGTTACGGTTTCCAGTTGGAAATTCACGACCTGCACACGTCCGGTATGACGCCCGACCGGCTGGCAAGGATTCTGAGGGCCCGGAATATTTCCGGTATCCTTCTCTGCCCGCAACCCTCCCCCGGCACCGAGCTCGAGTTCCCCTGGCAACACTTCTCCGCTGTCACCTTTGGCTACACCCTGAGCAAGCCCGGACTGCACACCGTTGTTTCCACGCAATACCGCGCTGCGCTCACCGTGATGCGCGAACTGCGTCTGCTCGGTTACCGTCGCATCGGCTGCATGATGGCACGCCAGCATGATCTGCGCGCCGATCACAATTACCTTGCCGGCTATCTCGTCGATGAAGTCCTCGCCCGGCAAGGCACGCTGCCCATCCCGCCCTGGATCGAAGACGCCCAGGATAACAGCTCTCTCTCCAGATGGCTGAAAACCTGCCAGCCCGATGCGCTGCTTGTCGGCAGCACCGGCTTCCTCGAAAAACTGCAACGCCTCGGCCTGCGAATCCCCGATGAAATCGGTGTCGCCTGTCCCTGTCTCCGTTCCACGGAGACGCCTCTGGCCGGTGTGGCGGAGCCTTCCTTTCACATCGGCGAAGTGGCAGTGGATTTTCTGGTGGCGATGGTGCACCGCAACGAACGCGGCATCCCTGACTATCCCCAGCGGCTTCATGTCGAAGGCCGCTGGCATGCCGGTCTCTCTGTCCGGGCGGCTCCAGAAAAGACAGTGCGTGGAAAACGCGAAAGCCGACAGGCTAGGCCCCTCCAGACCTGAGCGTACAAAAGCCGGTAGCCGGATAATGATCCGGTTCTTCATTCAACTGTGTGCATGGCGGCCCCGTTGCCCCGGTGAGCGAGGCCGTTTGGCTACGCCTGCTTATGAAAATACTCCCTGCAAAAACCCTGGCCCTGATCGTTTCCACATTGGCCGCAAGCTGCGCACTGCAAGCAGCCGTCACCATCGGTGATGATTTCCAAAGCTACACTCCGGCATCCGTGTTGCCGACCGGCGACCTGCCTGATGTCTGGAGAACCGCCGCCGCCAACCGTCTCGACGATGGTGAAAATATCTTCACCCGGGTCGAAACCGACACCCTGGATCTTTTCGGCTCCGGCACCGCCAACCAGTACCTGCGTTTCCAGGCCGTCGCCACCACCAGCAGCACCTATCACAATGTGGCCACCAATTTTCAAAACATCGCCACGACCGGCCAGATATCCCTGCGCTTTTATGAGCCGGTGGATGCCGCCGCCACCGGCAGCGGCTTCATTCTGCGCATCGGCAGAGGGGCAACGGCAAACAGCGGCACCGCCTTCGGATTGGCCTTCCAGAGTGGAACCCTCTACGCAACAACTGGCGCGAGCGTTGGGGTCGGCGGCGCGCTGGCGACCTACTCACAAACCACAGCCCACACGCTCACCGTGGTCTTCAACAACTCCACCTCAAATGTCACTTACGACGGGACACGCAGCCTTGTCGCCAACACGATGGATGTCTGGCTGAATGGCACTCTCGTGGCATCTGGCGTCGCCAAGTCCGGCGAACTTGCGACTAACGCAATCATCAACGGAATCAACTTCACGGCCAAAAACGGATCGGTCGGCACCCTCTGCATCGACGATGTGGCCGTCAG harbors:
- a CDS encoding heparinase, which encodes MHRLSVPVFALLCATALSSFRGESADLAALPLQPVGALLDRAANDSDPAVAGIRETLIARARADAAKPVIRRARSIADIETSRVALKPTVANARPENRETFALAMFDADSGSALSTELPRLAAAYRLTGDTALRDRLFAQLAELATWSPLQRPGWTLGSAGSKPLPPGGDGIWLGTGWHLRGIADALDLLPSDEIPADLRTALDALLDREIATILADWRAQRPWFVKNPAPASNQWVLPVEGLVRASLHRGALREDAPPALRDAYDFGVHCLMQSLDSQGSLGEFREGLTYAAITVKGLLSSARAMARAGDDRALRHPFLANTGTWFAHHIQPGGFLVNAFDTLNGARDQLRIFDNVFAEIVVSTGNPHALQVQRTRGLTGNHTDALIAATIPGSLAQPPPLFAAYPTAARIVWRSSWDDSTATGVWIRGGEAGDRHDHQDRGHVNFIIGRQPLLIEAGALNYATPGFGVRFRGVPGHNVLQVGDPSPEQMTVAWLARAGQILDDAHRSAPLTVHRLDADGGGITIDASRCYAADVVTRWIRRVEWSGERMRVHDDVVLAQPDIVLFRWHTGEAPDAPVSQRKDGLDIGPVRLTWETDAALVTRVEAAPDATLRARTISEHAVAIVRSREPVTEFSLTTTVELAR
- a CDS encoding LacI family transcriptional regulator — its product is MSSASARRPTLQDIADRTGFGRATVSMALRNHPDIRQATRDLIRQTAEAMGYRPNPMIAALMTQLRERRPGREEGRIALISRFAQSVARHRFPDTFYRPLFDAITESAAAHGYGIDEFFTGENPVSDARLSGILRARGIQGVLFFPGSDQKVPDHEYPALDWRCFATVLIGFRTTHEGLHQVASDYTWDIDHALAHVRGAGFRRIGLAVPANVDASANHAWASRFLFYQHGVRPRDRVAPLLSGHRDMDREELAAWFRKQRPEVILSAGTTVRDLLRESGVRVPQDVRIVNLVQRGEPGMAGIDPHTAEVGHAAVDLLVSLLQGNHLGQPAFPRMIAIRGHWTPGESFPEH
- a CDS encoding plasmid stabilization protein — protein: MVAELDFKVGLTEEAIADLAGIVKFIARTSPDMASHVGARLLAVADSLAHLPHRGSPVKARKDMRKVFCWSYALYYRIRTAERLVEVLRIWDTRRNPDELILPRK
- a CDS encoding LacI family transcriptional regulator, with the translated sequence MDASRRVTQRDIAERAKVHRATVSLALRDLPCIPAATRARIQKIATELGYEPDPMLSALATYRERQRPVSFHGNLAWLVNTANHFDWQHHPYFSCYFKGAEERARRYGFQLEIHDLHTSGMTPDRLARILRARNISGILLCPQPSPGTELEFPWQHFSAVTFGYTLSKPGLHTVVSTQYRAALTVMRELRLLGYRRIGCMMARQHDLRADHNYLAGYLVDEVLARQGTLPIPPWIEDAQDNSSLSRWLKTCQPDALLVGSTGFLEKLQRLGLRIPDEIGVACPCLRSTETPLAGVAEPSFHIGEVAVDFLVAMVHRNERGIPDYPQRLHVEGRWHAGLSVRAAPEKTVRGKRESRQARPLQT
- a CDS encoding heparinase — protein: MDKPAPPFLPLAFPILLALLLALIFPGPPSAAASAPASGFAAQVDALRDRLSEPDIAAILARADALAGSPVLERSFSMAQMAELSAASDRRTSDARSKGEAVRGRLSDADAEKFAMASADMGMSSKMLQELPLLAAAWRLTGREPLRDHLERQLRELVTWKPFQRPGWTLSARKDPLPARGDGVWLATGTLLQALAIMLEILPSDTLPADLDAAVRQRMAEEIRLSFSDWKDEVPWYVKSGKANSNQWVVPASGMLVGAAALGRDRFADAYRLGADSLRRSLALAGDDGSLNEGYTYGMAWTSFSLLLARHFALQAGDDTFAGQPFFRNFPDWMALNFQPGGNPVNAFDGFNAQRGNRALNDLTRLAGVSGSAPLAWAVRHELGSIRRDFFGLIALGELARAGDRITPPPTSGLFQRSHMFVWRQSWDRFASGLWVRGGDAEDFHTHHDRGHVNFIVSGIPVLIESGTPGYSSKRKRPDYDSTLGHNVLTLDGDTFPLAAPAPVTVSRNTADGGELAVDLRQVYPKLAEARRDVRWTPRTLHVTDTLAASSGASPVTPAWRWHFASAEPARIERIDERRYRIGIPAGRIVFPGWIGPWQDPDFPRPEADDILLTAAVTMEIAATAPLTIESITHPDHTLKFRRTENPHTTLVVRTPEAVGNLTVTTTIDVTPPAQP
- a CDS encoding FAD-linked oxidase encodes the protein MDTRTRASRTTPPASAAPFSRATALLKRRLGARVVLTDDASRYAASFDSSRLSFLPAAVIKPRRHEDIGIVLELANQHNVPVTPRGRGTTLMGSASPRAGGWVIDLLGLDKITIDAEAGLAHVQAGATVAAIQDAADALGWFYPPDPSSKQYCTIGGNIACNAGGMHGGKYGVTRDFVVALKGYLPTGERVEWGTATKKFSAGFNLRDLWIGSEGMLGVVTDAILKLIPKPAARWTLLTSFADEPAAFRAARALFAARVQPAICEFLDRYSVQCAESAMKTTIFPGQAGRPVILLELAGTAAEVRETKATVLAWAREHAVGHRAARNRDEAETLWAVRRKCSGAMFQMGDAKLNEDITVPLRAYEPFARFLEKLRKTSKLAIPTFGHLADGNLHVNIMYHKENPAECAAAEKAVVALMEKVVSLGGAISGEHGIGLAKTPFLRIQHNEAQVRAMRAVKDALDPRGLLNPGKMFDVFEVWKHPRVTASFPWDHK
- a CDS encoding anchor protein, with translation MALIVSTLAASCALQAAVTIGDDFQSYTPASVLPTGDLPDVWRTAAANRLDDGENIFTRVETDTLDLFGSGTANQYLRFQAVATTSSTYHNVATNFQNIATTGQISLRFYEPVDAAATGSGFILRIGRGATANSGTAFGLAFQSGTLYATTGASVGVGGALATYSQTTAHTLTVVFNNSTSNVTYDGTRSLVANTMDVWLNGTLVASGVAKSGELATNAIINGINFTAKNGSVGTLCIDDVAVSDTISITSIPEPGITALAGSILVGLTVLVRRLRPRSRS
- a CDS encoding beta-glucosidase, with product MSTTRKIFPPGFIWGVAAAAPQIEGASRTDGKGESIWDRFARTPGRILNNDTPDTACDHYHRYPQDFALMCELGIKHYRLSIAWPRIFPEGDGAPNPKGLDFYRRLLSSLRENGITPWVTMFHWDLPQSLEDRFGGWRSRRTVDAFARYADTIVTHYRDEVENWITLNEIVAFTRNAYGIGRNAPGLRESDDVVNQTYHHALLCHGHGVRAVRERGRPGSRVGLVDNPRVPIPLTCSEPDLVAAREWFVRDNVRVLDPVFRGHYSDIWRNEVGPTLPHVEPGDFPLISLPSDFLGLNLYWGAFVRAGRDGAPEKLSFPSEYPRAASSWQYLTPQSLYWGPRLASEIYKVPSMFITEHGGGYDDEPVVNGECFDLHRCELLRTYISELHRAIEEGVPVNGYFLWSFMDNFEWCAGYRRRFGIVHVDYATQKRTPKLSARWYAEVMRKNCLP